CAGTTTAGTTGCATAGTTGCAACAATCTTATCAGCTAAGAACATTCTACCAAACTTCTTTTTGATTGCCCAAATATatgggtttttttattatttgccaAAAACGTCAAAAAGTCTTTGGATTGGCTTATTAAGCTGGGAATAGACTATTTAGGCTTTGTGCAGTCATGTTGAAAATATCCAGCAGGAATTCATGTTGTGACGTTAAACTTACCCATTAACTTttgagacatgcatttttcagtgACTTTGAAGAAAAATGAACCCATCCGCTATGCCTGTCACAAACATaatatattattaagttataatatttctttagtCACTTGTTCAAAGGTGATTTTAGCTTGCAGGTGCCAGATACAGGAATTTAAAACAAGTTAGTTAATTTATTGCAAGAATTGGGGGTTAAAAATATGCCAGGCGTTTAAGGGTGTTTTTTCATTAAGCGCGTAAAATCctgttttaaaaaagcattaaaacCAAGATAAGGAAAACAAAGCAGGGACAGGTCTATATACTAGCCACTTTTATACTGAGATTTAAAGCAGGttacttaaaatgttttattaagttttatctACGAGGAGGCCTTAGCAGCTCTGGATGCTCACTTCTTACTTCAAAAGAATGTGCCCTATGAAAGATCAGTGTTTCATAACGCTAAACAGAACAGGAGACGAACACACCAAGACCAAGTAATTGCCGCATGTAAATCTTATTCAGAAAACGCCACTCACCAGAACCAACAGATCGAGAACACGAACCGAGAACCAGACATGAATTCTGCTGACAACCAACTTAATATACAGTCACGTCCACATCGAGTGCACATTAATGCGTTGTGTCTCTTTCTCTTTTAATAATCTGTCTAtggtttcatttattttaagaaTTATTTATGCTATATAAAAGCATATGAAATTTAACTGTCAGAATGTTGTGTGACATTAACTTGAGAAATTTAGTGTTGAATACACAAAGAAAATTCACAATGCACTTAAAAGCACCTTGGTCAAGTGAAAGTAGAAAAAGAAGACTAAGCAATCCAAACAACATGGCAGAGGCAAAAATATCTCTTAAAAGAATATTATAGGAACAGTTGAAACAAGCTGATAATTGGTGCaaggaaaaaaaatgtcaaggaAATTCAGCTATAAAATCAGGCTCGTTTTCATTGATCAGGAATCGAAGAACTGTCAATAAAAGACTTGATGGTGACATAATTACTGGATAGGAAAAACAATATTGTAGCTTGCTAACACCACCcagcaaatattttaaataaaattcttttttttctctgtaGATTGTACTAAACTCTGATCAGTTTGATCAGAGTTTAGTACAacgcatattttttaaaaaaaaatgaccctGAAGGGGGTTACCGAAATTATGCCAAAAACATTTTAGCataatttcctgatattttttaaaaaagaatcaaaaatatttattgttaagagtgataaaatgaagaaaaatcttctttatcttttagtgttttcaatagtgtgctcaaagtttaaaattccttaaatatatctaatctgtataataattaaagagagttatgcagaacgaataaaaaattgcatcccTACATATAACATAGGTATTATAACTCCAGAAAGATGGGgaaaaacagacagacagaaaatgtatataacacTTCTTAGACCGCCATCTTTATAATAATCTCACATGTACAAATCTCATAAAGATATACGCGGAAAACACAAACACATGGTTTTAAAGTATAACCAATAGCAtagaacaaaatgtaaacataaatGGCGGATATATAACAATCCTCCACCAATAGTCCACAGTTTAAACGTATACAATGCGGTTCAAGTCATAGTCCTCGAAATGCTTTGGTAAACGGCGAGATCGTTCAGGTCGAGAATTGGTGTCCTTGTTCACATCTTCTGCAACGTCTTCAAACGGCTCAGATGTCTCAGGAACAGGTAACTGGACCCTTGGCTCGATTTCAGTAACGGTTTCGTCAACTTCTGACGGTTCAAACTGTGGTAGCACAGCCAGAGGTGGGTCTGTCTCTACCATTGCTGAATCAGCTAATCTCTCGCCGGTTGCAGCTCGCATTTGATCGATGTGGCGTTGAACAATTTTCTCTCCCACTTCAACATCGTATGTCACAGGTCCTCTCTTTCTCGAAATGTTTCCTCTCACCCACCGTGGTCCTTGACCAAAATTTCTAATCAGTACCTCCTCTTGGTCTAGAAATTGCCGCAGCGGTTTCAATCGATGACTTCGATTCTCAGAATCCATCTGTTTCCCCTTGACTGTCTGTTTCAGATCTGGTTTAACGAAATGGAGGGCACTCCTTAATTGACGATTGAACAGTAGTTCTGCAGGTGACCTGCCCGTGGTGGTGTGTGGTGTGATGCGGTACGTGAACAGCAAACGGCTTACTCTGGTCTCAATGGATTGACCATTCGATTCTATCTTTTTAAGACTGTTTTTCACAGTTTGGACGGTTCTCTCTGCTTGTCCATTTGAAGCAGGATGGTATGGTGCAGaaaaaatgtgtctgatgttaTTTCGTTTCATAAATTGCTCAAATTCAGTGCTTGCGAAACACGGTCCATTATCACTAACACAAACTCCAGGCAGGCCATGCGTGGCAAAGATTTTGCGCAGTTGCTCAATAGTCGCAGTGGAGGTGGAGCTATTCATGACTATTACTTCCACCCATTTTGAAAAAGCATCAACAActatcaaaaacattttgttcaaAAACGGTCCCGCATAATCCATGTGGATCCGCTCCCAGGGTTGGCTTGGGTATTCCCAGGAATGTATTGGTGCTGCAGCTGGCATTTTTTGGTGGATTTCACAGGTTTTGCAATTTTTGACGGTTAACTCAATCTCAGAATCCATCTTTGGCCACCACACAAAACTTCTCGACAAACTTTTCATGCGAGTGATCCCTGGGTGAGACTGGTGAAGTTGTCCAAGCAGTTGTGGTCGTAACGAGCTTGGTATAATGACACGAGAACCCCACAGCAAGCATTGGTTGTCGATGCTGAGTTGATCCTTCCTTGAAAAGTACGGTTGTAATTCTATTTCTCGGTTTACTTTCCAACCGTTGGATATCAAGTCCAACACTTTGCTCAGGACTGGGTCACGACTTGTATGTAGCTTAACATCAGCGGAGGTTAGTGGTGCCTGCACTAGGTCCATCATGTGAATTGCACTTTCATTGTTCGAGTAATCAGAACTGTCTGCTTGAAGTGGAAGGCGGCTTAGACAGTCAGCGTTGGCGTGATTGACACCTGGTTTGTACTCCAAGACGTAGCTATAAGCAGACAGCAGGAGGGCCCATCTCTGAACACGAGCAGCTGCAAGCGGTGGAATTGGTTTGTTTTGTCCGAATAGTCCCAAAAGAGGTTTGTGATCAGTTATAATTCTGAAAGACTGTCCATAAAGATATTGATGAAGCTTTTTGACtgcgaatactatggctaaaccCTCTTTCTCAATGTGGGCATAATTCCTCTCTGCTGGAGAAAGAGTCCGTGAAATATAACATACGGGCTTCTCGGAACCATCATCCATTACATGGGCGAGAACAGCACCTATCCCATAAGGAGAGGCGTCACAGGACACAAGGATCGAACGTTGGGGGTCAAAATGCGTCAGCAACGGTGCTTTATATAGTAGAGCTTTCGATTCGGTAAACGCTTTTTCTTGTTCGGTTTTCCAGTGAAAGGTTGTCCCCTTCCTCAGCAGACGATGCAGTGGTTCAATCATTGCAGAAAGGTTTGGTAGATAACGATTATAATAGTTGAGCATTCCGAGATAAGCCTTTAACTGTGTAACATTCTCTGGAGGGGCTGCATTCCTTATAGCTTTGACCTTCTCTGGTGAAGGCGATATTCCTTCCTTGGTAATGTTGTAACCCAGATAAGTCACCTCTTCTGCTAGAAATACGCATTTGACTTCCTTCAGTCGCAATCCAGAGCTTTCAATCACTTGCAGGACTGACGATAAATTTCTCAAATGTTCCTCATCATCCTTACCAGATATTAAAATATCGTCTACTCGCACTTTGGTACGTGGTATATGGCGGAGTCGCCTATCCATTTCCCTCTGAAAAATGCCGGTGGCGGAATGTACTCCATACTGAAGTCTTGTGGGGCGGTACAAGCCACGGTGTGTGTTGATTGTGAGGTATTCTCTTGTTTCCTCGTCCAACTCCAATTGCTGGTATGCATGACTCAAATCCAGCTTTGTGAACTTTTCACCCCCTGACATTGAGGCGAAAAGATCTTCAGTTCGTGGAATTGGATAAGAGTCACAAGGTGCAGCCTGGTTTATTGTCTGTTTGTAATCGCCGCATATTCTGATAGTACCGTCCTCTTTCTTTACCGGTACGATAGGGGCTGCCCATCTTGAATATTCAACTGGTTCATATATGCCATCTTGTACAAGTCTATCAAGTTCAGTGTCGATCCTGTCTTTTAAGGCATACGGGACTGGTCGTGCTTTGCAAAACTTTGGTGCGACAGAGGAGTCCACAGGAATATGGACTCTAAAGTCCTTCAGCAATCCCATACTTTCCGTAAACACGGCGGCATGCTGTACTAATATTTGCTGTAGATTGGTATTGCTAGAATGCTTGACCTGGAACAAACTGGGCCAATCTAACTTGATTACTTTTAGCCAATCTCGACCTAACAATGAAGGAGATTCCCCGGGTACGATAGTCAATGACAGTGTGTATTTCTGTTTTTGGTGTTCAACGTTTACAGCAGCTGATCCCAAGGGTGTTATGATTTCCCCTGTAAAAGTTTTTAACTTTAAGTTACTAGGCTGGATGGTCAACTCTGGAATGCATTTCCGTAATGTTTTTTCACTTATCACCGACATCGATGCACCGGTATCGACCTCCATCTTGATGGTTTTTCCTTCAATACTGACATTTACAAAAAGCGGTTCAACTCTGCTCCCTTCTAATTTATACAGGTTAAAGATATCGGACTGTTCAACAGTTTCGTTGTAAACATTTCCTTCATGTTCGGACTCCAGTTGGTTTATTGGTTTCCGGGGTGGTCTGGATTTCTCATCATTTCGTTTCTTTTGACGACATTTTTTAACGGTGTGTCCTTTTTTGTGGCAATAATAACATTCAGCATCCTTGAATGGACATGCCTCTGCTGTATGTTTTGTCCCTCCACATCGATAGCAATCCCTCCCTGGGTTGTCTCGGGCTCTCTCCAAAGCGTGGACACTCTCTGAAATGTTGCCTGTCGCTTGATGTTGGAGAATGCTTTTGGAGTAGCTTGCTGCTGATTCCATAGAACATGCAATTCGTAGGGCTTTGGCTAAGGTGAGGTCTTTCTCACTCAGGagcttttgttgtattttttcctCCTTAATACCACAAACAAGTCTATCTCTTAACATGTCGTCCAGTGTTTCTCCATACTCTCAATGTTCACTGAGTCGACGCAAAACTGCCAAGTACTGGGAAATTGTTTCAGAAGGTTGCCTATCACGAGTGTTGAATCTGAATCTCTCAGCTATCGAATTGGGAGTGGGATATAAATGATCTTTCATTAATTGTACTAGCTGGTCATAAGATTTGGAAGCAGGATCGTTATTTGACAAACCTCTCAACAGCTGGTAGGCTTTGGCTCCACATGAGCTCAGCAGGATTGCTCTCTTCTTGGTGGCATCTGCAATGTCATTTGCTATGTAGAACTGATTCACTCTCTCGATGTAATTGTTCCAGAGTTCCGTTGCCGGATCAAACTCTCCAATTTTTCCGTAGGTAGCCATTTCGGTAATATATCCTCGTCGCCACTTATTATAACTCCAGAAAGATGGGgaaaaacagacagacagaaaatgtatataacacTTCTTAGACCGCCATCTTTATAATAATCTCACATGTACAAATCTCATAAAGATATACGCGGAAAACACAAACACATGGTTTTAAAGTATAACCAATAGCAtagaacaaaatgtaaacataaatGGCGGATATATAACAATAGGAAATATTTACacttaaataatttataaaaacatattatttatcatctatacctttttaatttatttctttatttttttcgtttttatcctgttatgttatgttatcctgTTGTCTGTTTAACAATAACTAGACCCAAAGTTCTGCGAAAACACTTTTCCTTTAATTTTAGATAAAATATTCATGagttattaattattcataacttttaagtgggtgtaaccatgattcttgcaggtaaaagcaaaggtctttgatttgctttttcttgaaataaaattttcagtcgtaacggtatatatttttgtcgaacactcccctccATCTCGTCAAAATTGTacgaaaacaagtttgttgcatcaattatatctttggctacaaaactttgcttttttttacgcagaaagtgaggaaatatcgagttattgatctatcatgcttaaaaatagataaatctgtcataaaacagctattgtgacacaaaatatgctatatttttggaaccacgtgttgttttgagtaaaaaaagcaaagttttttagagctgaataagagctttgcaatgatatttttttcgacGAAAAAATGAACTGGAAGGGTgaattttgtatataattttttttcaactttttcattttttttatgaaaatattttatcatcattCTATAGAggggatattttaaatatactgagtatgtgtctcagggggttaccgtatccttaaagAATGATTCGCAAAACCTACTTAAGTCATAAATTATGTGATTGCAGATTGTGTATAACTTGTTTGATTTTACGATGTTGTATTTATAGGTTTAAAAATGGTCTTAATATCTGCTACTAAATCTGAGCAAGAAGACAAATCATTCCCTTGGGAAAAAGTTACTTTTACGTTAAGCCCTTCTGGTGATTTTTATGTGGATGATGACATGAGAAAAGCATGGTTGGATTATGGTTTTATTATTGTTAAGCAATTGTTTTCATCAGAAACAGTAAAATCTTTAGAGAAATGCGCAATGGACCCGAATGTTCATGTGAGTAATATGTTTAACCTTGCTATTTCAGAAGCTTACAATTCGGAATAAGTAATAATCTGAAATTTTGTGTGCACAAGAAAATTTCACCCACATAGTAAATGACTTATACCAAGATACCATTGAGCTTGGTTCCCATTGTTGTGTAAGTGTGGTTTAAGATTTTgaataagatttttattttaaaccatAATATAGGTGTTTTTTTATGTCTTAAGGACTTTGGCATAGAACCTGTGTAAACAACAGGTAAAACACAACCAAAGATAAAACAATTTTGATTTTGTGGCTTAAATTTCAAAGGTGCAGACATATGTcgataatttttcaaaaatttgagacataaaaccattttatttaatttgagAGAAATCAGAGTCGTGATTCAATGTTGAATTTTCTCCCAACCTGTTTTACAGctacataataatttaaactaATTCTCACTTGCACTTTTGTTCAAACATTTATGTCATGcacatttaaaaaagttaaacctATCGAAATAAAGATGGCAGGATAaggatctattttttttttacaaaaatttaaaacacttgTAAAATCTTTGACCATGTTATCACAATAGatgaagattttaaaatatgataACTATCTGTCAGTTAGCTCTGTGTACTACATAAATGCTACTATTTTAGAGTGCGGAATTTATATATAGCAAGTATTTTACAAAACGAGGAGAGTGTCTTCAATTCAACTTTCTTACTACTTATGGTACAGATAGACATTTAATTAAATGTATATGGTTTCACGTAAAGCCAATGTTCTCATTAATAGAAAATTACGAAGAAAAAATAGGAGAATATTCATCTAATATGCGTCAAAGTAAGAAATGTGACCActttcttattttaaaaatcactAAGAATTGTGAAAGATTTAAAAACAACACTTGTTAATTGCACTTTTATCTTGTGATCTTTACTTCAAAAAACTATACTTATGTTTTTGCTGTTAAGAACTTCATTTTATATATGTATACATAACTGGAAAATGCTTCTTCATTAGGAGCGCCTGCAACCACGCGTTGATGAAGAAGGTTACAAAGTCAATTTTGTACTTTGGAATAACTGGGACAATGGGCTGTTTGGTGCTTGTTCAAGATGTGAGAAAGTAGTGAATCCTATGGAAGAATTTTTAGGTTTGTTACATATTTTCCGTTTCAAACTGTTAATGCAATTTCTATGGTAGTGTGTTTTTTCGGGCGTGTTCTTTTTGCCTCATGGAAACTAAACACATCAATCTGATTTTGGTCATTTTGTGTATTAGTTTCGTTTTTAAGAGCAACTGATTAACTCGTAAATTAATTCttcaattaat
The genomic region above belongs to Hydractinia symbiolongicarpus strain clone_291-10 chromosome 4, HSymV2.1, whole genome shotgun sequence and contains:
- the LOC130642304 gene encoding uncharacterized protein K02A2.6-like; the encoded protein is MLRDRLVCGIKEEKIQQKLLSEKDLTLAKALRIACSMESAASYSKSILQHQATGNISESVHALERARDNPGRDCYRCGGTKHTAEACPFKDAECYYCHKKGHTVKKCRQKKRNDEKSRPPRKPINQLESEHEGNVYNETVEQSDIFNLYKLEGSRVEPLFVNVSIEGKTIKMEVDTGASMSVISEKTLRKCIPELTIQPSNLKLKTFTGEIITPLGSAAVNVEHQKQKYTLSLTIVPGESPSLLGRDWLKVIKLDWPSLFQVKHSSNTNLQQILVQHAAVFTESMGLLKDFRVHIPVDSSVAPKFCKARPVPYALKDRIDTELDRLVQDGIYEPVEYSRWAAPIVPVKKEDGTIRICGDYKQTINQAAPCDSYPIPRTEDLFASMSGGEKFTKLDLSHAYQQLELDEETREYLTINTHRGLYRPTRLQYGVHSATGIFQREMDRRLRHIPRTKVRVDDILISGKDDEEHLRNLSSVLQVIESSGLRLKEVKCVFLAEEVTYLGYNITKEGISPSPEKVKAIRNAAPPENVTQLKAYLGMLNYYNRYLPNLSAMIEPLHRLLRKGTTFHWKTEQEKAFTESKALLYKAPLLTHFDPQRSILVSCDASPYGIGAVLAHVMDDGSEKPVCYISRTLSPAERNYAHIEKEGLAIVFAVKKLHQYLYGQSFRIITDHKPLLGLFGQNKPIPPLAAARVQRWALLLSAYSYVLEYKPGVNHANADCLSRLPLQADSSDYSNNESAIHMMDLVQAPLTSADVKLHTSRDPVLSKVLDLISNGWKVNREIELQPYFSRKDQLSIDNQCLLWGSRVIIPSSLRPQLLGQLHQSHPGITRMKSLSRSFVWWPKMDSEIELTVKNCKTCEIHQKMPAAAPIHSWEYPSQPWERIHMDYAGPFLNKMFLIVVDAFSKWVEVIVMNSSTSTATIEQLRKIFATHGLPGVCVSDNGPCFASTEFEQFMKRNNIRHIFSAPYHPASNGQAERTVQTVKNSLKKIESNGQSIETRVSRLLFTYRITPHTTTGRSPAELLFNRQLRSALHFVKPDLKQTVKGKQMDSENRSHRLKPLRQFLDQEEVLIRNFGQGPRWVRGNISRKRGPVTYDVEVGEKIVQRHIDQMRAATGERLADSAMVETDPPLAVLPQFEPSEVDETVTEIEPRVQLPVPETSEPFEDVAEDVNKDTNSRPERSRRLPKHFEDYDLNRIVYV